The following coding sequences are from one Alosa alosa isolate M-15738 ecotype Scorff River chromosome 3, AALO_Geno_1.1, whole genome shotgun sequence window:
- the hnrnpa3 gene encoding heterogeneous nuclear ribonucleoprotein A3, with translation MEGHDSKEPEQLRKLFIGGLSFETTEDSLRAHFEQWGKLTDCVVMRDPANKRSRGFGFVTYSCVSEVDAAMGARPHKVDGRVVEPKRAVSREDSSKPGAHLTVKKIFVGGIKEDTEEYHIREYFERYGKIESIDVMEDRPTGKKRGFCFVTFDDHDTVDKIVAQKYHTINSHNCEVRKALPKQEMQASNNQRNRGGGGGGNFMGHGDNFGGGNFGRGGYGGGGGRGGYGGDGYNGFGGDGPNYGGGGPGYGGGRGGYGGSPGYGNHGGGFGGYDNYNDGGNFGGNFGGGGGGNYNDFGNYGGQQSNYGPMKGNNFGGRNSGGPYAGGYGGGGGGSGGYGSRRY, from the exons ATGGAG GGTCACGACAGCAAGGAGCCTGAGCAGCTCAGAAAGCTATTCATCGGAGGCCTCAGTTTTGAAACGACAGAAGACAGCCTGAGAGCACATTTTGAGCAATGGGGGAAGCTTACAGATTGTGTG GTCATGCGAGACCCAGCCAATAAGCGCTCCAGAGGCTTTGGGTTTGTCACGTACTCCTGTGTTTCAGAGGTGGATGCTGCAATGGGGGCACGACCTCACAAGGTGGACGGGCGTGTGGTGGAACCCAAAAGAGCTGTGTCTAGAGAG GACTCTTCAAAACCAGGAGCTCATCTCACCGTGAAAAAGATTTTTGTTGGTGGGATCAAAGAAGACACAGAGGAGTATCACATAAGGGAATACTTTGAGCGCTATGGGAAGATTGAGAGCATAGATGTCATGGAAGACCGTCCAACTGGCAAGAAGAGAGGATTTTGTTTTGTTACTTTCGATGACCACGACACTGTGGACAAAATTGTCG CACAAAAATATCACACAATAAACAGCCACAACTGTGAGGTCAGGAAAGCACTGCCCAAACAGGAAATGCAAGCATCCAATAACCAAAGAA acagaggtggtggtggtggtggtaactTCATGGGCCATGGAGATAACTTTGGAGGGGGTAACTTTGGCCGAG GAGGTtacggtggtggtggcggccgAGGAGGCTATGGAGGTGATGGCTACAATGGGTTTGGAGGAGATG GTCCAAACTATGGTGGTGGCGGCCCAGGCTATGGAGGGGGTCGGGGGGGATATGGCGGCAGTCCAGGCTATGGCAACCATGGAGGAGGATTTGGAGGATATGATAACTACAATGATGGAGGAAACTTTGGAG GGAACtttggtggtggaggaggtggaaatTATAATGACTTTGGGAACTATGGTGGCCAGCAGTCCAACTATGGACCCATGAAGGGAAATAACTTTGGTGGAAGAAATTCGGGTGGACCCTATGCTG GTGGCTAtggtggcggtggcggcggcAGTGGTGGCTATGGCTCTCGGCGATATTAA